Proteins encoded by one window of Chondromyces crocatus:
- a CDS encoding ATP-binding protein, which translates to MTRSIPVEPSSVALPLATGTSGSIATSPVRPDDGLGAFGAALSLVAETSTEGLAVVTTDGVVLLANGIIERLLGVRVGASVPGPLAAALRPLFAGTLTELRLTQAERTVRLAVAPVPLAQPLSPSRLADDAPASGHLLVARELPVTLGDARPFLPEVELPEPTPRERALLAELAAERRAAEEAQRARAQAEAATRAKSTYLANMSHELRTPLNSILGFAQLLERDRALSEQHRENLLVISKAGEHLLGLINDILEMARIEAGRASLNETDFDLHRLLGSVEEMFSVQARKKGLVLEIDRDADLPRYVRSDEGKLRQVLINLLGNALKFTSRGRVVLHTHAPPRSGEPASGGRLRLHFEVSDTGPGIAAQEIDDLFQAFSQSQTGRDLGEGTGLGLAISRQFVMLMGGDIQVQSEPGKGSTFSFDVRVGLSDLAAVRATREPRAAVSIAPGQPPCRVLVVDDGWQSRHLLIRLLGGLGFEVRGATNGLGALAQFEMWEPHLIFMDMRMPLLDGYEATRRIKGTERGRSTIIVGMSASAFEHNRAQVLSAGCDDFLRKPYRDHEICDKIAKHLAVELVYEEARPTQVPPAPSEGELRARVATLPAEWRVELSDAATRLDRNAVLTLLDMIRVQDPLLAEALMDLVRQYRFDRILALFGQPEPSRCAATRSNAS; encoded by the coding sequence GTGACCCGATCCATCCCTGTCGAACCTTCCTCCGTCGCGCTGCCCCTGGCCACGGGGACGTCAGGATCGATCGCGACCTCCCCTGTGCGGCCGGACGACGGCCTCGGCGCCTTCGGTGCGGCGCTCTCCCTCGTCGCCGAGACCTCGACCGAGGGCCTGGCCGTCGTGACGACCGACGGCGTCGTGCTCCTCGCCAACGGCATCATCGAGCGCCTGCTCGGCGTGCGGGTGGGCGCGTCCGTGCCCGGGCCGCTCGCTGCGGCGCTGCGCCCCCTCTTCGCCGGCACCCTGACCGAGCTCCGCCTGACCCAGGCCGAGCGCACCGTGCGTCTCGCCGTTGCGCCCGTCCCGCTGGCCCAGCCTCTCTCGCCTTCGCGCCTTGCCGACGACGCGCCGGCCTCCGGTCACCTGCTCGTCGCCCGCGAGCTGCCCGTCACCCTGGGCGACGCCCGACCCTTCCTCCCCGAGGTCGAGCTGCCCGAGCCGACCCCGCGTGAACGCGCGCTCCTCGCCGAGCTCGCCGCCGAGCGCCGCGCCGCCGAGGAGGCGCAGCGCGCCCGCGCCCAGGCCGAGGCCGCGACCCGCGCCAAGAGCACCTACCTCGCGAACATGAGCCACGAGCTGCGCACGCCGCTCAACTCCATCCTCGGCTTCGCGCAGCTCCTCGAGCGCGACCGCGCCCTCAGCGAGCAGCACCGCGAGAACCTGCTCGTGATCAGCAAGGCGGGTGAGCACCTCCTCGGCCTGATCAACGACATCCTCGAGATGGCCCGCATCGAGGCGGGGCGCGCCAGCCTCAACGAGACCGACTTCGACCTGCACCGCCTGCTCGGCAGCGTCGAAGAGATGTTCTCCGTTCAGGCCCGCAAGAAGGGGCTCGTCCTGGAGATCGACCGCGACGCCGACCTGCCGCGCTACGTCCGCTCCGACGAGGGCAAGCTGCGCCAGGTCCTGATCAACCTCCTCGGCAACGCCCTCAAGTTCACCTCCCGCGGCAGGGTGGTGCTCCACACCCACGCCCCCCCGCGCTCGGGCGAACCGGCGTCCGGCGGCCGTCTCCGCCTCCACTTCGAGGTCTCCGACACCGGCCCCGGCATCGCTGCCCAGGAGATCGACGACCTCTTCCAGGCCTTCTCTCAGTCGCAGACGGGCCGCGACCTCGGTGAAGGCACAGGGCTCGGCCTCGCCATCAGCCGCCAGTTCGTGATGCTCATGGGCGGCGACATCCAGGTGCAGAGCGAGCCGGGCAAGGGCTCCACCTTCAGCTTCGACGTGCGCGTCGGCCTCTCCGACCTCGCCGCCGTGCGCGCCACCCGCGAACCCCGCGCTGCGGTGAGCATCGCCCCTGGCCAGCCGCCATGCCGCGTCCTCGTCGTCGACGACGGGTGGCAGTCGCGCCACCTGCTCATCCGCCTCCTCGGCGGGCTCGGCTTCGAGGTCCGCGGCGCCACCAATGGCCTCGGCGCTCTGGCCCAGTTCGAGATGTGGGAGCCGCACCTGATCTTCATGGACATGCGCATGCCCCTGCTCGACGGCTACGAGGCCACCCGCCGCATCAAGGGCACCGAGCGCGGCCGCTCGACGATCATCGTCGGCATGAGCGCCAGCGCCTTCGAGCACAACCGCGCCCAGGTGCTCTCTGCCGGCTGCGACGACTTCCTCCGCAAACCGTACCGGGATCACGAGATCTGCGACAAGATCGCGAAGCACCTCGCCGTCGAGCTGGTCTACGAAGAAGCCAGGCCCACCCAGGTGCCCCCCGCGCCCTCCGAGGGGGAACTCCGGGCCAGGGTGGCGACCCTCCCGGCCGAGTGGCGCGTCGAGCTGAGCGACGCCGCGACCCGCCTCGACCGCAACGCCGTCCTCACGTTGCTCGACATGATCCGGGTCCAGGACCCGCTGCTCGCCGAGGCCTTGATGGACCTCGTGCGCCAGTACCGCTTCGACCGCATCCTTGCCCTCTTCGGCCAACCGGAGCCCTCGCGCTGCGCCGCGACGAGGAGCAACGCCTCGTGA